One window of the Dendropsophus ebraccatus isolate aDenEbr1 chromosome 12, aDenEbr1.pat, whole genome shotgun sequence genome contains the following:
- the LOC138769756 gene encoding phospholipase A2 inhibitor and Ly6/PLAUR domain-containing protein-like isoform X2, with the protein MQCTGFSTTPCTGSLQDCSSPSDVCGTTVIRTRGYRWTSFYYIRSCVNITECFNNASVTGLYATTASQTTCCFTNNCTTSIPTLPVENYTLNGLTCPSYVVTNMEPCNIKNVSSCTGDQIRCVRYSASTTLGSTKSTLYLGGCATENTCASDSSSIYGDGIGVETKRKCYNNADGFYSRAMSYSLPIILGMLSFLLSM; encoded by the exons ATGCAGTGCACCGGCTTCAGTACTACACCCTGCACCGGTAGCTTACAAGACTGCTCCTCCCCTAGTGACGTCTGCGGGACTACAGTGATTCGTACCAGAG GTTATCGCTGGACAAGCTTTTACTACATCAGGTCCTGTGTGAATATCACTGAGTGTTTTAATAATGCCAGTGTGACTGGTCTATACGCAACCACAGCCTCCCAAACAACATGCTGCTTTACCAACAACTGCACTACATCAATACCGACCT TGCCAGTAGAAAATTATACCTTAAACGGGTTAACATGCCCGTCCTATGTTGTTACCAATATGGAGCCCTGTAATATTAAGAATGTATCGTCCTGCACTGGAGACCAGATACGATGTGTGCGGTATTCAGCAAGTACAACATTAG GATCCACTAAATCCACCCTCTACTTAGGTGGATGTGCCACAGAGAACACATGTGCCTCGGACAGCAGTTCTATCTATGGAGATGGAATCGGTGTGGAAACTAAGAGGAAGTGCTACAATAATGCGGATGGCTTCTACTCCAGGGCAATGTCCTATAGTTTACCCATTATTCTGGGGATGCTCAGTTTTCTTCTCTCAATGTGA
- the LOC138769756 gene encoding phospholipase A2 inhibitor and Ly6/PLAUR domain-containing protein-like isoform X1 gives MALKLRTLLLRMRWRVAVVVFLAICVSSGGSLKCMQCTGFSTTPCTGSLQDCSSPSDVCGTTVIRTRGYRWTSFYYIRSCVNITECFNNASVTGLYATTASQTTCCFTNNCTTSIPTLPVENYTLNGLTCPSYVVTNMEPCNIKNVSSCTGDQIRCVRYSASTTLGSTKSTLYLGGCATENTCASDSSSIYGDGIGVETKRKCYNNADGFYSRAMSYSLPIILGMLSFLLSM, from the exons ATGGCTCTCAAGCTGAGAACGTTACTCCTCAGGATGAGATGGAGAGTGGCTGTCGTAGTGTTTCTCGCTATCTGTGTATCTTCAG GCGGCTCCTTGAAGTGTATGCAGTGCACCGGCTTCAGTACTACACCCTGCACCGGTAGCTTACAAGACTGCTCCTCCCCTAGTGACGTCTGCGGGACTACAGTGATTCGTACCAGAG GTTATCGCTGGACAAGCTTTTACTACATCAGGTCCTGTGTGAATATCACTGAGTGTTTTAATAATGCCAGTGTGACTGGTCTATACGCAACCACAGCCTCCCAAACAACATGCTGCTTTACCAACAACTGCACTACATCAATACCGACCT TGCCAGTAGAAAATTATACCTTAAACGGGTTAACATGCCCGTCCTATGTTGTTACCAATATGGAGCCCTGTAATATTAAGAATGTATCGTCCTGCACTGGAGACCAGATACGATGTGTGCGGTATTCAGCAAGTACAACATTAG GATCCACTAAATCCACCCTCTACTTAGGTGGATGTGCCACAGAGAACACATGTGCCTCGGACAGCAGTTCTATCTATGGAGATGGAATCGGTGTGGAAACTAAGAGGAAGTGCTACAATAATGCGGATGGCTTCTACTCCAGGGCAATGTCCTATAGTTTACCCATTATTCTGGGGATGCTCAGTTTTCTTCTCTCAATGTGA